In one window of Pseudomonadota bacterium DNA:
- a CDS encoding HD domain-containing protein — MEIPFQTLKNRIKREGVAKELRRKSFNGKVYLVGGAIRELCLNQKPNDYDFALSEQKDLVVLESLFGTGAFILGKKPTQTYRIVRDKISIDITILHTNIEEDLLRRDFTMNAIAYDVHGDEIIDSLNGIHDIEKRIIRYPSRSTLKDDPLRMLKAIRHLSVLKGFSLHKELKDAITELGHLINQTAPERIKYEMDQVIISGNVLTGLNTMTSTGLIFKIFPELYALRQMDIEKEFTLETYGHTIDGFKYLRKYNKLYNLDEKMLLNVGYALLFHDLGKACTFSFDEQKGLVHFFYHERFSCETALAIMERLRFSSYEIRSIQKLIKNHMRIFLISSNESTEKATKRLVYKMGDLTPSLILLTLCDMYGSSGGKENTQTRLVKVKCGEILNEYDEWIKEPLPNLVNGYDLIELGFRQGPEIGKALNIIREKQISGEIKEKEEALHYAGMLLNIG; from the coding sequence TTGGAAATTCCCTTTCAGACTCTCAAAAACAGAATAAAAAGAGAAGGGGTAGCAAAGGAGCTTCGTAGAAAGTCTTTCAACGGCAAGGTATATCTTGTCGGCGGCGCAATAAGAGAGTTGTGTCTCAATCAAAAACCGAATGATTATGACTTTGCTCTGTCAGAGCAAAAAGATTTAGTAGTTCTGGAATCATTGTTCGGCACGGGCGCCTTTATATTAGGAAAAAAGCCAACACAAACATACAGGATTGTAAGGGACAAAATATCCATTGACATTACAATCCTTCACACCAACATAGAAGAAGACCTCCTGAGAAGAGATTTTACTATGAACGCTATAGCTTATGATGTACACGGAGATGAGATTATTGATTCTCTAAACGGCATTCATGATATTGAAAAAAGGATAATAAGATACCCTTCAAGAAGCACGTTAAAAGACGATCCGCTGAGAATGTTAAAGGCAATTCGTCACTTATCCGTGTTAAAAGGCTTTTCGCTTCATAAAGAATTGAAAGATGCCATCACCGAATTAGGACATTTAATCAATCAGACAGCCCCGGAAAGGATTAAATATGAAATGGATCAGGTAATCATATCCGGCAATGTCCTTACAGGATTAAATACCATGACGTCTACCGGACTGATATTTAAAATATTTCCCGAATTATACGCGTTAAGGCAAATGGATATTGAAAAGGAGTTTACCCTTGAAACTTACGGCCACACCATTGACGGGTTTAAATATCTGAGGAAATATAACAAATTATACAACCTTGATGAAAAAATGCTTTTAAATGTCGGATATGCACTACTCTTTCATGATCTTGGAAAGGCCTGCACTTTTTCTTTTGACGAGCAAAAAGGTCTTGTACATTTTTTCTACCACGAGCGGTTTTCCTGTGAAACAGCTTTGGCAATCATGGAAAGGCTCAGATTCAGCTCCTATGAAATAAGATCAATACAAAAGCTCATCAAAAATCATATGAGAATATTCCTTATCAGCAGCAATGAATCAACTGAAAAGGCAACGAAGAGGCTGGTATATAAGATGGGCGACCTGACACCTTCACTTATATTACTTACTTTATGCGATATGTATGGGAGTTCGGGAGGAAAAGAAAATACGCAAACAAGACTCGTTAAAGTCAAATGCGGAGAAATCCTGAATGAATACGATGAGTGGATAAAAGAGCCTCTGCCGAATCTTGTAAACGGTTATGACCTGATCGAATTGGGATTCAGGCAAGGCCCGGAGATAGGAAAGGCTCTTAACATTATAAGGGAAAAACAAATTTCAGGAGAGATTAAGGAAAAAGAAGAGGCATTGCATTATGCCGGAATGCTGCTGAATATAGGTTGA
- a CDS encoding translation elongation factor-like protein: protein MEEKLIGRVERYFSKIGVAAIRITDGELKIDDKISIKGHTTDFEQVIESIQIEHMNVESAKAGDDIGIKTKERVREGDTVYLIT from the coding sequence ATGGAAGAAAAACTTATTGGGAGAGTTGAGAGGTATTTTTCAAAAATCGGTGTAGCTGCAATAAGGATTACAGACGGTGAATTAAAAATTGACGACAAAATATCAATAAAAGGGCACACAACGGACTTTGAACAGGTTATAGAGTCAATACAGATAGAGCATATGAACGTGGAAAGTGCAAAGGCAGGCGATGATATCGGTATAAAAACAAAAGAAAGAGTAAGAGAAGGTGATACCGTATATCTGATAACATAA